In Streptococcus respiraculi, one DNA window encodes the following:
- a CDS encoding DeoR/GlpR family DNA-binding transcription regulator has translation MYQEERHRKILDILSQKKSIRVKDLSDELGVSLVTIRNDLTILSQKKLVDRSHGKVSVIDSLNFPAHTSYNFRSKKNDTLKKQIAKKAFDLIQTNECILIDASSTAYELSKLISQSSLRLTVLTNGMMTAELLKDVPNVTTIIIGGILRGRSNAIESTLGTEMLTKMNINKLFISAHSFNLTDGLSDFNIYEVELKKTMVKHSEKVIALIDSSKLENTSVATFLGTEAIDTFITDNNIPEDILEKYQQYGLHII, from the coding sequence ATGTACCAGGAAGAACGACATAGAAAAATACTTGATATTTTATCTCAGAAAAAAAGTATCCGCGTTAAAGATTTAAGTGATGAGCTGGGAGTATCTCTTGTCACCATTCGAAACGATCTAACAATCCTTTCTCAGAAAAAACTCGTAGATAGAAGCCACGGAAAAGTGAGTGTCATTGATTCTCTCAATTTTCCGGCACACACTTCCTATAATTTTAGAAGTAAAAAAAATGATACCTTAAAAAAACAGATCGCCAAAAAAGCATTTGACCTGATTCAAACAAATGAGTGTATTCTGATTGATGCCAGCTCAACCGCCTATGAATTGAGTAAGCTCATTAGTCAGTCCTCTCTGAGACTAACCGTTTTAACAAACGGTATGATGACAGCTGAACTATTGAAGGATGTACCCAATGTGACAACCATTATCATAGGGGGGATTCTCAGAGGCCGCTCAAACGCAATTGAAAGCACCTTAGGAACAGAGATGCTTACTAAAATGAATATCAACAAGCTATTTATATCAGCCCATTCCTTTAATTTGACAGATGGTTTATCTGATTTCAATATTTATGAAGTTGAGTTGAAAAAGACAATGGTGAAACACTCAGAAAAAGTCATTGCCTTAATTGATTCCTCAAAATTAGAAAATACATCTGTTGCAACATTTCTAGGTACAGAGGCTATTGACACTTTTATTACAGACAATAATATTCCAGAGGATATTTTAGAAAAATATCAACAATATGGTTTACATATTATCTAA